Proteins encoded within one genomic window of Rhinolophus sinicus isolate RSC01 linkage group LG05, ASM3656204v1, whole genome shotgun sequence:
- the HEBP2 gene encoding heme-binding protein 2 yields MAEVLEPEPGTGEGEAAQAVEMPSWKALGDAGPQPGICEIRHYGPAKWVSTSVESMDWDSAIQTGFTRLNSYIQGKNEKEMKIKMTAPVTSYVQPGSGPFSESTITISLYIPSEQQSDPPRPSESDVFIEDRAEMTVFVRSFEGFSSAQKNQEQLLTLASILREEGKVFDEKVYYTASYNSPFNELNRNNEVWLIQKNEPSKENE; encoded by the exons ATGGCCGAGGTGCTGGAGCCAGAGCCCGGGACAGGCGAGGGCGAGGCGGCCCAAGCTGTGGAGATGCCAAGCTGGAAGGCGCTGGGAGACGCGGGCCCCCAG CCCGGAATTTGCGAGATCCGACACTATGGACCAGCCAAGTGGGTCAGCACCTCCGTTGAGTCAATGGACTGGGATTCCGCCATCCAGACTGGCTTTACCAGGCTGAACAGCTACATTCAAGGCAaaaatgagaaag agatgaaaataaagatgACAGCTCCAGTGACGAGCTACGTGCAGCCGGGTTCAGGCCCTTTTAGCGAGTCTACCATTACCATTTCACTGTACATCCCCTCTGAGCAGCAATCTGATCCACCCAGGCCTTCAGAGTCAGATGTCTTCATTGAAGACAGAGCTGAAATGACTGTGTTTGTACG GTCTTTCGAAGGATTCTCTAGTGCCCAAAAGAATCAAGAACAACTTTTGACATTAGCAAGTATtttgagggaagaaggaaaagtgtTCGATGAAAAGGTTTACTACACGGCAAGCTACAACAGTCCTTTCAATGAGCTTAATCGAAATAATGAAGTGTGGTTGATTCAGAAAAATGAACcctccaaagaaaatgaatga